From Mucilaginibacter rubeus, a single genomic window includes:
- a CDS encoding TonB-dependent receptor plug domain-containing protein, whose amino-acid sequence MNFKRLSVGTLIILLVGTTLAFIKPDDELVTKIVAQLDKWRAEYPQEKVYLHFDKPSYAIGEDIWFKAYVTIGSEHKLSAYSETLNVDLIDDNDSVKRSLKLPLTAGLAAGDFALADSMSEGNYRIRAYTNWMRNQGEAYFFDKTIAVVNGISNKVFTKTAYNYSTLNGKQKVTAVITYTDLNGIPYVNKPVSYEAEINGKSIAKGKGVTDDKGNLTASFTNNSPVAITTGHINTEVKLDDKRTVTKAVPIKTLSNKVDVQFFPESGNLINGIFEKVAFKAVGADGLGVDIKGYIADDQNNQISALGESHFGMGTANFEPESGKTYKAHITYADGSEGIFDLPKAVDNGYVLSVNSMRDDKVFVSIIPGKNAANGTASLSGLTLIAQSGGELCYAGKSKDGATSFSAAIPKDKFPSGIVQFTLFSATGEPLNERLVFIQNPDQLKLAVTSEKQSYKPREKVTINLNAKISQDKPVIGSFSASVIDESKVNTDEANESSIFSTLLLTSDLRGYIEKPNYYFTNVSNETKANLDALMLTQGYHRFEWKQLLAGKFTPIVFKPEKSLEVTGHLKTFGGKPVPNGKVTLFSTAGGTFIIDTVADAEGKFTFKDLVFRDSIKFVIQARTAKDRKNLDITLDKITPQAVGPNKNAPDIQININDGASAYLLNSKKLYDEQVKYGIGNHTIVLKEVVIKEKRENPFKNSANLNGAGNADQTLTSKDLIYGGMLSQVLQGRLNFVTFRNGIPYSTRSPNTPMQIILDGAYVESDFLDNLTPSDVATVEVLRTIGTTAIYGARGSGGVLVITTKRGGGDAVYNKYAPGIATYAPKGYYRAREFYSPKYDDPKTNAQMQDLRSTIYWSPGLITDKDGNTSMSFFNADAKGTYRVIIEGIDADGNLGRQVYRYKVE is encoded by the coding sequence ATGAACTTCAAACGCCTATCGGTTGGAACCCTTATCATCTTACTTGTTGGTACTACTTTAGCTTTTATAAAACCCGACGATGAACTGGTAACAAAAATCGTCGCCCAGCTTGATAAATGGCGGGCCGAGTATCCTCAAGAGAAAGTTTACCTGCACTTTGATAAACCCTCTTATGCCATTGGTGAAGACATCTGGTTTAAAGCCTATGTTACCATTGGCAGTGAGCATAAACTTTCGGCTTACAGCGAAACCCTGAATGTTGACCTGATTGACGATAATGACTCGGTAAAACGCAGCCTTAAACTCCCTTTAACAGCAGGCTTAGCGGCGGGCGATTTTGCATTGGCAGATAGCATGTCTGAAGGTAATTACCGGATCCGCGCCTACACCAACTGGATGCGTAACCAGGGTGAGGCTTATTTCTTTGATAAAACCATAGCTGTAGTAAACGGCATTAGCAATAAAGTATTTACCAAAACCGCCTATAACTACAGCACATTAAACGGTAAACAAAAGGTAACGGCCGTAATTACTTATACTGACCTAAACGGTATACCATACGTTAATAAACCTGTAAGTTATGAGGCTGAAATAAATGGCAAATCTATCGCCAAAGGAAAAGGCGTAACCGACGATAAAGGCAACCTTACCGCCAGTTTTACCAATAACTCACCAGTTGCTATCACAACCGGGCACATCAATACCGAAGTTAAACTTGACGATAAGCGTACCGTTACGAAAGCCGTACCTATCAAAACATTATCTAACAAAGTTGATGTACAGTTTTTTCCGGAGAGTGGAAATTTAATTAACGGCATTTTTGAAAAGGTAGCTTTTAAAGCCGTTGGTGCCGATGGCTTGGGCGTTGATATTAAAGGCTATATCGCCGACGATCAAAATAACCAGATCTCGGCGCTGGGCGAGAGTCATTTTGGCATGGGTACCGCAAATTTCGAACCCGAAAGCGGCAAAACATACAAAGCGCATATTACCTATGCCGATGGCTCGGAGGGTATTTTTGATTTGCCTAAAGCAGTTGACAATGGCTATGTATTAAGCGTTAACAGCATGCGCGATGATAAAGTATTTGTGTCTATCATTCCGGGTAAAAATGCAGCAAACGGGACAGCATCCTTGTCGGGCTTAACGCTTATAGCACAATCGGGCGGAGAGCTTTGTTATGCTGGGAAAAGCAAGGATGGGGCAACGTCCTTTTCGGCAGCCATTCCAAAAGATAAATTCCCATCGGGTATAGTACAGTTTACCTTATTTTCAGCAACCGGCGAACCATTGAATGAACGCCTTGTTTTTATTCAAAACCCCGACCAGCTTAAGCTTGCCGTTACATCAGAAAAACAAAGCTACAAACCGCGCGAAAAAGTAACCATCAACCTTAATGCTAAAATCAGCCAGGATAAACCTGTTATAGGCAGTTTTTCGGCATCGGTTATTGATGAGTCGAAAGTTAATACCGACGAGGCTAACGAAAGTTCGATATTTTCGACACTATTACTCACTTCCGATTTGAGGGGATATATCGAGAAGCCTAACTATTACTTTACCAATGTAAGCAATGAAACCAAGGCTAATCTTGATGCCCTGATGCTTACCCAGGGATACCACCGGTTTGAATGGAAACAACTGCTTGCCGGTAAATTTACGCCGATAGTTTTCAAGCCGGAGAAATCGCTTGAAGTAACCGGCCACCTTAAAACCTTTGGCGGCAAACCGGTACCTAACGGTAAGGTTACCCTGTTTTCGACAGCTGGAGGCACTTTTATTATTGATACTGTTGCCGATGCTGAAGGAAAGTTTACTTTTAAAGACCTTGTTTTCAGGGATAGCATCAAATTTGTTATCCAGGCACGTACCGCTAAAGACCGTAAAAACCTCGACATTACCCTTGATAAGATAACACCGCAAGCTGTTGGCCCAAATAAAAACGCACCCGATATCCAGATCAATATCAATGACGGGGCATCGGCCTATCTTTTAAACAGTAAAAAACTATATGACGAGCAGGTAAAATATGGCATAGGCAACCATACCATCGTATTGAAAGAAGTGGTAATAAAAGAGAAACGGGAAAACCCATTCAAAAACTCGGCGAACCTTAATGGGGCCGGCAATGCCGATCAGACCCTTACCAGTAAAGATCTGATATACGGCGGCATGCTTTCGCAGGTATTGCAGGGCCGGCTTAACTTTGTAACATTCAGAAACGGCATTCCATATTCAACCCGGAGCCCAAACACGCCTATGCAAATTATACTTGACGGCGCGTATGTTGAATCGGATTTTCTGGATAACCTTACGCCAAGCGATGTGGCTACTGTTGAAGTATTAAGAACAATTGGTACCACAGCAATTTATGGAGCAAGAGGTTCGGGCGGCGTTTTAGTTATAACCACCAAACGTGGCGGCGGAGATGCTGTTTATAATAAATATGCTCCGGGTATAGCCACCTATGCACCTAAAGGGTATTACAGAGCACGTGAATTTTATTCGCCTAAATATGATGATCCTAAAACCAATGCGCAGATGCAGGATCTTAGAAGCACCATTTACTGGTCGCCCGGTTTGATAACTGATAAAGATGGTAATACGTCAATGAGCTTTTTCAACGCCGACGCTAAGGGTACCTATCGTGTAATAATTGAGGGTATTGATGCCGATGGTAACTTAGGCAGGCAAGTTTATAGATATAAGGTAGAATAA
- a CDS encoding ATP-dependent Clp protease adaptor ClpS has protein sequence MPTEVQEETFTLEELLAGLKETHRLILWNDDFNTFDHVIHCMMKYLDYSEPQAEKIAWKVHNEGKCAVLEGSFTEMEIYRKILQQEGLTVSVE, from the coding sequence ATGCCAACCGAAGTACAGGAAGAAACATTTACCCTCGAAGAGTTACTTGCAGGACTTAAAGAGACACATCGTTTAATACTCTGGAACGATGATTTTAACACTTTTGACCACGTGATCCACTGTATGATGAAATACCTGGATTACTCTGAACCACAGGCCGAAAAGATAGCCTGGAAAGTACATAATGAAGGCAAATGCGCCGTACTTGAAGGCTCTTTTACCGAAATGGAGATTTACCGCAAAATCCTTCAGCAGGAAGGATTAACAGTTTCTGTAGAATAA
- a CDS encoding histidine phosphatase family protein has product MIKKTFILFLIVGWASLTACGQGKNLKLVFIRHAEKPDVGDNLSCAGFNRSLKLPEVLKAKFGLPDHIYVPAMHQGKSTPRSRMFQTISPFAVKYNLTINSNFEEEDDNGMAKELTSKKGTILIVWEHNELKPLLKALGLKVKDLQWPDNDFDSIWIVTFKKGQPSLTQDKEGITPAAGCSF; this is encoded by the coding sequence ATGATAAAAAAAACATTCATACTTTTTTTAATAGTCGGTTGGGCCAGCCTTACCGCCTGCGGCCAGGGGAAAAACCTGAAACTGGTATTCATCCGTCATGCCGAAAAGCCCGATGTAGGGGATAACCTTTCATGCGCAGGCTTTAACCGTTCGCTTAAACTGCCCGAGGTTTTAAAAGCCAAATTTGGTTTGCCCGATCATATTTATGTACCGGCCATGCACCAGGGCAAGTCAACCCCGAGGTCGCGTATGTTCCAAACTATCTCGCCATTTGCAGTAAAATATAACCTTACTATCAATAGTAATTTTGAGGAAGAGGATGATAACGGCATGGCCAAGGAGCTTACATCAAAAAAAGGCACCATCCTTATTGTTTGGGAACACAATGAGCTTAAACCTTTGCTGAAAGCTTTAGGCCTTAAAGTTAAAGACCTGCAATGGCCCGATAATGATTTTGACAGCATCTGGATAGTGACCTTCAAAAAAGGCCAACCATCATTAACCCAGGATAAAGAAGGAATTACACCGGCTGCAGGATGTAGTTTTTAA
- a CDS encoding acetylxylan esterase, with protein MKSTTLFFLLTYAIMAKAQNTPPVNFTADQDHQNMMKQLGIKKLRNGPSGDESAPNHANYDESLANPYPDLPEVLTLKNGKKVTTPQMWWKQRRPEIVEDMEREVYGRIPADVPKVTWTVKVTDKERVGFFPVIAKQLIGHVDNAAYPLINVNIEMTLVLPANAKGPVPVLMMFGRSVLPAPAQPPAADLEKINNALKELLVKDHPELKTIFEQYPAYNPIAEQSPFGPAGFPTMKGDPPTASQLIANGWGYVLIDPASIQADNAEGLTKGIIGLVNKGQPRKPEDWGALRAWSWGAARALDYLETEPAIDAKHVGIEGVSRYGKAALVTLAFEQRFAMGLIGSSGEGGAKLHRRNFGEAVESLTGGEYYWMAGNFMKYGAAEATFGVKTVKDIPVDAHELIALCAPRFTFISYGIPEQGDAKWLDQQGSYMATVAAGPVFKLLGAKDLGVSSDYKTEKMPPVNTGLLNGELAWRQHDGGHTDAPNVKYFIAWANKLMGYGKEGADKSK; from the coding sequence ATGAAAAGTACCACTTTATTTTTCTTACTCACATATGCCATAATGGCAAAGGCGCAAAATACCCCTCCGGTAAACTTTACCGCCGACCAGGATCATCAGAATATGATGAAACAATTGGGAATTAAAAAATTACGTAATGGTCCCAGTGGAGATGAATCGGCTCCGAACCATGCCAATTATGACGAATCGTTAGCCAACCCTTATCCGGATTTGCCAGAAGTACTTACTTTAAAAAACGGCAAGAAAGTTACTACGCCCCAAATGTGGTGGAAGCAACGACGTCCCGAAATTGTGGAAGATATGGAGCGTGAAGTTTACGGTCGTATCCCCGCCGATGTACCCAAAGTAACATGGACAGTAAAAGTAACCGATAAAGAGCGCGTTGGCTTCTTCCCGGTGATTGCCAAACAGCTGATAGGGCACGTTGATAACGCGGCATATCCACTTATCAATGTAAATATTGAAATGACTTTGGTGTTACCTGCTAATGCCAAAGGCCCGGTGCCCGTGTTGATGATGTTTGGCAGAAGTGTTTTACCAGCACCGGCGCAGCCCCCGGCTGCTGATCTTGAAAAGATTAACAACGCGTTAAAAGAATTACTGGTAAAAGATCATCCTGAACTGAAAACTATTTTTGAGCAATACCCGGCTTATAATCCGATAGCTGAACAATCACCCTTTGGACCGGCCGGTTTTCCGACGATGAAAGGTGATCCGCCGACAGCCTCTCAATTAATAGCCAACGGCTGGGGATACGTGCTGATAGATCCTGCTTCGATTCAGGCGGATAATGCCGAAGGTTTAACCAAAGGAATTATTGGTTTGGTAAACAAAGGTCAGCCGCGAAAACCTGAGGATTGGGGGGCTTTGCGCGCCTGGTCATGGGGAGCAGCACGCGCCCTCGATTACCTGGAAACAGAGCCTGCCATAGATGCCAAACACGTGGGCATTGAAGGGGTATCCCGCTATGGTAAAGCGGCATTGGTGACACTGGCTTTTGAGCAACGGTTTGCGATGGGTTTGATCGGTTCTTCGGGCGAAGGTGGAGCTAAGCTGCACCGCCGCAATTTTGGCGAGGCGGTTGAAAGCCTTACCGGGGGCGAGTATTATTGGATGGCCGGTAACTTTATGAAGTATGGCGCTGCAGAGGCCACGTTTGGCGTTAAAACAGTAAAAGATATTCCGGTAGACGCCCATGAACTGATTGCCTTATGCGCTCCAAGATTTACTTTTATTAGCTACGGTATTCCGGAGCAGGGAGATGCCAAGTGGCTCGACCAACAGGGGAGTTATATGGCAACTGTAGCCGCCGGCCCGGTATTTAAGCTGCTTGGCGCAAAAGACCTTGGTGTTTCAAGTGATTACAAAACTGAAAAAATGCCGCCCGTAAATACCGGTTTACTTAATGGAGAGCTGGCCTGGCGGCAGCATGACGGAGGCCATACCGATGCACCAAACGTAAAGTATTTTATAGCGTGGGCAAATAAACTGATGGGCTACGGCAAAGAAGGCGCTGATAAAAGCAAATGA
- a CDS encoding sialate O-acetylesterase — MKTLPQPVDPLNTSAYGTDKGLSGSKPWYDTTYIPHNWHRFWLPGYWADQGVKNLNGVVWFRKEINLPASIQGKVGKLFLGRIIDADQTYLNGQLVGSITYQYPPRRYAVPAGLLKPGKNIIVVRVVNTEDKGGFVPDKRYCLTIAGDTIDLRGDWQYKVGQVFEPAKEKPEFSAQNEPTGLYNTMVAPVINYTIKGMVWYQGESNAARAAEYGTLLKALIIDWRNKWQQGNIPFIYAQLPNFNEVQYSPAESDWAQLREGQLSALELPNTGMAITIDAGEWNDIHPLNKKTVGERLARAAENVAYGDLKVVSSGPIYQAAKIEGNKIEITFKNTGAGLVAWDGEELSQFAIAGADKKFVWAKAVIMGDKVLVWNDKISAPLYVRYAWADNPDGANLYNKEGLPASPFRTGDK; from the coding sequence ATGAAAACACTCCCGCAACCTGTTGATCCGCTCAATACATCGGCATATGGAACCGATAAAGGTTTGAGTGGGAGCAAACCATGGTATGATACCACGTACATCCCGCATAACTGGCATCGTTTCTGGCTGCCAGGTTACTGGGCCGATCAAGGCGTAAAAAATCTTAATGGCGTGGTATGGTTCAGAAAAGAAATAAACCTGCCTGCATCCATACAGGGTAAAGTGGGCAAACTTTTTTTGGGTAGAATAATAGATGCCGATCAGACCTATTTGAACGGGCAGCTGGTAGGGAGCATTACTTATCAGTATCCGCCAAGGCGATATGCTGTACCTGCAGGATTATTAAAGCCTGGTAAAAATATCATTGTGGTGCGGGTGGTTAACACAGAAGATAAAGGCGGTTTTGTACCGGATAAACGCTATTGTTTGACGATAGCCGGAGATACTATCGACCTTCGTGGCGACTGGCAATATAAAGTAGGACAGGTATTTGAACCAGCTAAAGAAAAACCGGAGTTTTCGGCCCAGAATGAGCCAACCGGGCTTTATAATACTATGGTAGCACCCGTTATCAATTACACCATTAAAGGTATGGTTTGGTACCAGGGCGAAAGCAATGCTGCCCGGGCGGCTGAATATGGGACACTGCTAAAAGCGCTTATTATCGACTGGCGCAACAAATGGCAGCAGGGTAATATCCCGTTTATTTACGCTCAGCTTCCCAATTTTAATGAGGTACAATATTCACCAGCCGAAAGCGACTGGGCACAATTGCGGGAGGGGCAGCTTAGTGCTCTGGAGCTACCCAACACCGGAATGGCTATAACTATTGATGCCGGTGAATGGAACGATATTCATCCCCTCAATAAAAAAACGGTGGGTGAGCGCCTTGCCCGCGCTGCCGAAAATGTGGCTTATGGTGATTTAAAGGTAGTATCATCGGGGCCGATATATCAGGCGGCTAAAATTGAGGGCAATAAAATAGAGATTACCTTTAAGAATACAGGAGCGGGCTTGGTTGCATGGGATGGCGAAGAACTATCGCAATTCGCGATAGCCGGTGCGGATAAAAAGTTTGTTTGGGCAAAGGCTGTTATTATGGGAGATAAAGTATTGGTTTGGAATGATAAAATATCGGCACCACTTTATGTTAGGTATGCCTGGGCCGATAACCCTGATGGCGCAAACCTGTACAACAAAGAAGGTCTGCCTGCATCTCCTTTTCGTACCGGCGATAAATGA
- a CDS encoding ABC transporter ATP-binding protein, protein MAKTRNIKPEQKISFKERLSALSNLPEFFSLVWQSSPGKTTMSFLLRIIRSAMPVALLYVGKLIIDQVVLLNRHGGSQHELWKLVIIEFLLAILTDGLNRMISLIDSLLGDLFSNYTSMRIMRHAATLDLEQFEDSVFYDKLERARQQTVGRTVLLSQVMSQIQDFISIAFLLTGLLTLNPWLILLLLISIIPSFMGESYFNSQNYALTRSQTPERRELDYVRYLGASDETAKEVKIFGLADFIINRFKTLSDKFYTDNSKLAVRRSAWGTFFSVLGSIGYYVAYGFIIYQTVTGKSSVGTLTFLAGSFRQLSSLMENSLNRFTSVSQGAIYLNDFHEFFEIKPKITVAASPLPFPKPIKQGFTFEDVGFKYNNAESWANRHLNFTLQPGEKIALVGENGAGKTTLVKLLARLYDPTEGRILLDGTDLRNYDIADLRLNLGIIFQDYIRYQMSFSQNIAVGNIDEQANIELIRKAAHESLADTLAARLPLGYDQWLGRRFNEGVELSGGEWQKVALARAYMKDAQVLILDEPTAALDARAEYEVFQRFSSLTQGKSAVLISHRFSTARLADRIIVLERGCILEAGTHEQLMANNGRYAELFNLQAAGYQ, encoded by the coding sequence ATGGCTAAAACAAGAAATATCAAACCCGAGCAAAAGATCTCATTCAAAGAACGGCTGTCTGCATTAAGCAACCTTCCCGAGTTTTTCAGTTTGGTTTGGCAAAGCAGTCCGGGTAAAACAACGATGAGTTTTTTGTTGCGCATTATCCGCTCGGCCATGCCGGTTGCCTTGTTGTATGTGGGTAAACTGATCATCGATCAGGTGGTGTTGCTTAACCGGCACGGTGGAAGCCAACATGAATTATGGAAATTGGTTATCATCGAATTTTTGCTGGCTATATTAACCGACGGCTTAAACAGGATGATAAGCCTGATAGATAGTCTGCTTGGGGATCTTTTTTCTAACTATACATCCATGCGCATCATGCGCCATGCGGCCACACTTGATCTCGAGCAATTTGAAGATTCTGTATTTTATGATAAACTGGAACGGGCAAGGCAGCAAACCGTAGGCCGCACCGTGCTTTTATCACAAGTAATGAGCCAAATCCAGGATTTCATCTCCATCGCTTTTCTGCTTACCGGCTTATTAACTTTAAACCCCTGGTTAATTCTGTTATTACTCATATCCATTATCCCGTCATTTATGGGAGAAAGTTACTTTAACAGTCAGAATTACGCGTTAACCAGAAGCCAGACCCCTGAAAGAAGAGAGCTGGATTATGTACGCTACCTGGGCGCGAGCGATGAAACGGCAAAAGAAGTTAAGATTTTTGGCCTTGCTGATTTTATCATCAACCGCTTTAAAACGCTATCAGATAAATTTTATACCGATAATAGCAAACTTGCTGTAAGACGTTCGGCCTGGGGCACCTTCTTTTCCGTTTTGGGTAGTATCGGCTATTATGTGGCTTACGGGTTTATTATTTACCAAACGGTTACAGGTAAATCTTCGGTAGGTACACTTACTTTCCTCGCCGGTTCGTTCCGGCAGCTTAGCAGCCTGATGGAAAATTCGTTAAACCGTTTTACATCGGTATCACAGGGAGCCATCTACCTCAATGATTTTCATGAGTTTTTTGAGATCAAACCAAAAATTACTGTGGCCGCATCTCCTTTACCATTTCCGAAACCGATAAAGCAAGGCTTCACATTTGAAGATGTAGGCTTTAAATATAACAATGCCGAATCATGGGCCAACCGGCACCTGAACTTTACCCTGCAACCCGGCGAAAAAATAGCATTGGTTGGTGAGAACGGCGCAGGCAAAACTACGCTTGTTAAATTACTTGCCCGCTTATATGACCCTACTGAGGGGCGTATCCTGCTGGACGGCACCGACCTGCGAAACTACGACATTGCCGATCTCCGGCTAAACCTCGGTATTATTTTTCAGGATTATATCCGTTACCAGATGAGTTTTTCGCAGAATATCGCGGTTGGAAATATTGATGAGCAGGCCAATATTGAATTGATCCGTAAGGCTGCTCATGAGAGCCTCGCCGACACATTGGCTGCCAGGCTTCCATTGGGATATGACCAATGGTTAGGCAGGCGGTTTAATGAGGGAGTGGAACTATCTGGCGGGGAATGGCAAAAAGTTGCGCTGGCAAGGGCTTATATGAAGGATGCGCAGGTACTTATTCTTGACGAACCTACAGCCGCTCTTGACGCCCGTGCGGAGTACGAGGTTTTCCAGCGTTTTTCGTCTTTGACCCAGGGCAAATCGGCAGTGCTTATTTCACACAGGTTTTCAACAGCAAGGCTGGCCGACCGGATCATTGTTTTAGAAAGGGGCTGCATTCTTGAAGCCGGCACACATGAACAACTCATGGCCAACAATGGCCGCTATGCCGAACTTTTCAACTTACAGGCTGCCGGGTATCAATAA
- a CDS encoding TonB-dependent receptor plug domain-containing protein — protein sequence MIIKKGLLFLLPAIFFRMTVFGQTASPESKIPPLLQQFGEKFPQEKVHLHLDRNNHSSGDTLRFRAYVVNAQNNQFTDLSKVLYVDLLNSQDSRVIELRFPVNDGGVSGWVALPDSMERGTYTLRAYTAWMRNFKPELFYHTSLKIGNPANSKQSIPRETKKTRNDELHNIQFFPEGGDLVNGITSVIAFKAINNTGLGEDVSGTITDESGKILSNLQSSFAGMGRFNLTPTQGHSYEAHVRFKDGVTKKVTLPVALTSGYALAVNNQDKANVIIQVMAGGLKATEPVWLAAQANNKLISLTKLDLSNNQGSISIPKRTLPTGIVQFTLFNNLSEPKAERLIFIDRHDQLRLNAGTPKILSTNSVIQIPIEATDQLANPVSANFSVAVVNRKTPVDSTTLTPSILSDLLLTSDLNGYIEYPNHYFKSREPQISLQLDNLMLTQGWRRFIWKDLLAGKFPDVIYPAQTQQTLSGKIQTGKGSTLPKQNVMLVSKGDSAFTIRTVTDSKGRFTFNLPDLQEQHQFSIIASTDSKDINIILDQFAPADSTGYVVKEELSNYPAQSPTNQAHTIKNGTRQLSEVVVKSKKLSATEKAVAPSANFNGAGNANQIITYKDLNHCDNLEICLEGRLVGVYFRIKKDPFSHGYTKVPYSTGGLNKPMLFVLDGVPIQPGQISLNSIPAGNVQSIEVLRSGSLIAAYGLAGSGGVLVITTKKGGINYNEMDEPEDITVTSTPGVINFTYNGYQKYREFYVPKYPVADRTKRNSPETLFWNPVVKTDDRGQSVLEFPIGADVKNIALTIEGISGDGKIGYHYQEYAIK from the coding sequence ATGATCATAAAAAAAGGTTTGCTTTTTCTCCTGCCCGCTATTTTTTTCAGGATGACTGTTTTTGGTCAAACAGCAAGTCCGGAAAGCAAAATCCCACCGCTTTTACAACAATTTGGAGAAAAATTTCCGCAGGAAAAAGTTCACCTGCATTTGGATAGAAATAATCACTCAAGCGGCGATACCTTGCGCTTTAGGGCTTATGTAGTAAATGCTCAAAACAACCAATTTACAGATCTTAGCAAAGTTTTATACGTTGATCTTTTAAACAGTCAGGATTCCCGTGTTATCGAACTCCGGTTTCCAGTTAATGATGGCGGCGTATCCGGTTGGGTTGCTCTTCCTGACAGCATGGAAAGAGGCACTTATACTTTACGCGCCTACACTGCCTGGATGCGAAATTTTAAACCTGAATTATTTTATCATACCAGCTTAAAAATAGGAAACCCGGCAAATTCCAAACAGAGTATCCCCAGGGAAACCAAAAAGACTCGTAATGACGAGCTCCACAACATTCAATTTTTTCCGGAAGGTGGTGATCTGGTAAATGGCATTACCTCAGTTATAGCATTCAAAGCCATCAATAATACCGGATTAGGCGAGGATGTATCAGGAACAATTACAGATGAAAGCGGAAAGATATTGTCAAACCTTCAATCTTCATTTGCGGGCATGGGCAGGTTTAATCTCACACCTACTCAAGGCCATAGTTATGAAGCCCATGTCAGGTTTAAGGATGGGGTTACAAAAAAAGTTACTTTACCTGTTGCTTTGACCTCCGGATATGCTTTGGCTGTAAACAACCAGGATAAAGCTAATGTAATTATACAGGTGATGGCCGGTGGTTTGAAAGCTACTGAGCCGGTTTGGCTGGCCGCTCAGGCAAACAATAAGCTGATCAGCTTAACAAAGCTTGATCTTTCAAATAATCAGGGCAGTATTTCCATTCCTAAACGAACGTTGCCTACCGGCATTGTTCAATTCACCCTTTTTAATAACCTTTCAGAACCTAAAGCCGAACGTTTGATATTTATAGACCGGCATGATCAGCTCCGTTTAAATGCAGGTACACCAAAAATATTATCAACAAATTCTGTTATTCAAATCCCGATTGAGGCTACAGATCAGTTAGCAAATCCGGTTAGCGCAAATTTTTCAGTAGCTGTTGTAAACCGAAAAACTCCGGTTGACAGCACAACCCTAACGCCTTCCATTTTATCCGATCTGCTGTTGACATCCGATCTTAATGGCTATATTGAATACCCTAATCATTATTTCAAAAGCCGGGAACCGCAAATCAGCTTACAGCTCGACAATTTAATGCTGACACAGGGTTGGCGAAGATTTATATGGAAAGACCTTTTAGCCGGTAAATTTCCGGATGTGATTTACCCGGCTCAAACACAACAAACGTTAAGCGGCAAAATACAAACAGGCAAAGGCTCAACTTTACCCAAACAAAATGTTATGCTGGTATCAAAAGGCGATTCGGCATTTACAATACGCACCGTGACCGATAGCAAAGGAAGGTTTACTTTTAATTTGCCCGACCTGCAGGAGCAACATCAATTTTCGATAATAGCATCTACAGATAGTAAAGATATCAACATTATCCTTGATCAATTTGCACCTGCCGATTCAACTGGTTATGTTGTAAAGGAAGAATTGTCCAATTATCCTGCACAATCCCCAACTAACCAAGCGCACACCATCAAAAACGGAACGCGCCAGTTAAGTGAAGTTGTTGTGAAATCAAAAAAACTAAGCGCCACTGAAAAGGCTGTCGCGCCATCGGCAAACTTTAATGGTGCTGGAAACGCCAATCAAATCATCACCTATAAAGACCTCAACCATTGCGATAACCTGGAAATTTGTTTGGAGGGAAGATTAGTCGGCGTATATTTTAGAATAAAAAAAGACCCGTTTAGCCATGGTTACACAAAAGTCCCTTACAGCACCGGCGGCTTAAACAAACCTATGTTATTTGTGCTTGACGGAGTTCCAATACAGCCAGGCCAGATATCCTTAAACAGCATACCGGCAGGCAATGTGCAAAGTATAGAAGTACTGCGTTCAGGTTCATTAATTGCGGCTTATGGCCTGGCCGGCAGCGGCGGTGTATTGGTGATCACCACCAAAAAAGGTGGCATCAATTATAATGAGATGGATGAGCCGGAGGATATAACTGTTACATCAACACCAGGTGTAATTAACTTTACTTATAACGGATATCAAAAATACCGGGAGTTTTATGTGCCGAAGTACCCGGTAGCCGATAGGACAAAAAGGAACTCGCCCGAAACTCTGTTTTGGAACCCGGTAGTAAAAACCGACGATAGAGGACAATCGGTATTGGAATTTCCTATTGGCGCTGATGTAAAAAATATAGCTCTTACGATTGAAGGTATTTCAGGCGATGGAAAAATAGGTTACCACTACCAGGAATATGCTATTAAATAA